ATCCGCTTGTTCAGGATCGAGATCCAATGCTCAGGATAGCCGGAGTAAACAACATTGCCTACGTCGAAGTAAGAACCGACATACTCGGAACCAACCGCGTCAATAAATCCGCGCATTTCAAGCGGAGACAGCAGGAACTTGTTCCATACGTTTTCGATGCCGACGGATACTTTCACCGCTTCCGCTTCCTTCGCCAGCTTCGTGAAGAAGGCCAGCGCATTGTCGTACGCCCGGTCATAAGGCACCACCGGCGCATTCGGGATAAAATCAACGCCTACCGCTCCAGGTACGATCAGCACCGAATCCACGCCTAGTGCGGCCGCGTGCTCAAGCTGCTTTCTAGCAACGTCAAATGCTTTGGTGCTCACTTGCTCATTCTCGCTGGTTGGCGGGTAGTCCCAATACAGGCCGCTTGCCAGGCTCGACAGCTCGATACCGGTGTTATCCGCAAATTGACGGACTGCGCGTACTTCTTCCGTTGTGCTTTCCAGGCTCAGCGGGCCTGTCTCGTTCAGCGACAGCTCGATGCCGTCAAAGCCTGCAGCCTTCGCCAGTTCAATACTTTCCTCTATACTCATGCCTGCCGGAAAAGACCAAATATTAATCCCTTTTTTCAAGTGAGGCAGCCTCCTTTAGCTCTTTATATTCCCATTATAAAGACCTCCGCGAAGCCCTTCTTTAGCAAATCAGCCGGACCTTTTGCACAGGGCAAAAAGGATTTATAATTAGTGCAAACAGGTGCAAAAAAGGGAGAGAACAAAAGGTGGAATTCATTCGCCATACGCTGAAAGAAATGCTTGCGGTACGCAAGCTGATTTCGTTCCATTACTTTGAATTCGCTAAAGGTTACGTGTTCGAAGGGGAGCAGCACGACTTCTGGGAGCTGCTTTACGTGGACAAGGGTACCGTAGAGGTAAGGGCGGATGAGCAGACGCATCAGCTCGGGCAAGGCATGATTATCTTCCATAAGCCCGGAGAGTTTCATACGGTGAAGGTTGGCAGCCAGCATAAGCCGCCTAACCTGTTTGTACTCTCTTTCGAGTGTGCATCCCCATGCATGGAAAGCTTCGAGAACCGGATCCTGCAGCTCGGGACGAAAGACCGGAATCTGCTGTCATTGCTCATGCAGGAGGGCTTCTATTCCTTTGAACCGCCTTACGACAAGTCGGATATCCACGAGCTTGTTACCCGGGAGGACGCCCCTTTCGCCAGCGAGCAGGCGATGCGCAATTACTTGGAGACTCTGCTTATTCAGCTGATCCGGCAGCAAGAAGATGCCGACCGGCAATCCGTGCGCAAGCCTGCCTCCTTCCAAACGGAGAAAGCCGAGCAGCGGACGGCCGACCGGATTATCTCCTTCA
This region of Paenibacillus sp. JDR-2 genomic DNA includes:
- a CDS encoding sugar phosphate isomerase/epimerase family protein, giving the protein MKKGINIWSFPAGMSIEESIELAKAAGFDGIELSLNETGPLSLESTTEEVRAVRQFADNTGIELSSLASGLYWDYPPTSENEQVSTKAFDVARKQLEHAAALGVDSVLIVPGAVGVDFIPNAPVVPYDRAYDNALAFFTKLAKEAEAVKVSVGIENVWNKFLLSPLEMRGFIDAVGSEYVGSYFDVGNVVYSGYPEHWISILNKRIKKVHFKDYRRQAGGLHGFVDLLAGDVDYPEVIRALEAIGYNDYVTAEMIPPYTHHTKQIVYNTSAAMDAILGRTER
- a CDS encoding helix-turn-helix domain-containing protein; translation: MEFIRHTLKEMLAVRKLISFHYFEFAKGYVFEGEQHDFWELLYVDKGTVEVRADEQTHQLGQGMIIFHKPGEFHTVKVGSQHKPPNLFVLSFECASPCMESFENRILQLGTKDRNLLSLLMQEGFYSFEPPYDKSDIHELVTREDAPFASEQAMRNYLETLLIQLIRQQEDADRQSVRKPASFQTEKAEQRTADRIISFMRGHLAEQLTLDRLCKELHLGKSRLKEVFHAQAGISPMDYFKQLKIEEAKTMIREQQYNMTEIAAMLGYSSIHYFSRDFKKATGMPPSDYARTAKARAQG